A genomic window from Phocoena sinus isolate mPhoSin1 chromosome 20, mPhoSin1.pri, whole genome shotgun sequence includes:
- the EIF4A3 gene encoding LOW QUALITY PROTEIN: eukaryotic initiation factor 4A-III (The sequence of the model RefSeq protein was modified relative to this genomic sequence to represent the inferred CDS: inserted 1 base in 1 codon) produces the protein MAATATMATSGSARKRLLKEEDMTKVEFETSEEVDVTPTFDTMGLREDLLRGIYAYGFEKPSAIQQRAIKQIIKGRDVIAQSQSGTGKTATFSISVLQCLDIQVRETQALILAPTRELAVQIQKGLLALGDYMNVQCHACIXGTNVGEDIRKLDYGQHVVAGTPGRVFDMIRRRSLRTRAIKMLVLDEADEMLNKGFKEQIYDVYRYLPPATQVVLISATLPHEILEMTNKFMTDPIRILVKRDELTLEGIKQFFVAVEREEWKFDTLCDLYDTLTITQAVIFCNTKRKVDWLTEKMREANFTVSSMHGDMPQKERESIMKEFRSGASRVLISTDVWARGLDVPQVSLIINYDLPNNRELYIHRIGRSGRYGRKGVAINFVKNDDIRILRDIEQYYSTQIDEMPMNVADLI, from the exons ATGGCGGCTACAGCTACAATGGCGACCTCTGGCTCGGCGCGGAAGCGGCTGCTCAAAGAGGAAGACATGACCAAAGTGGAATTCGAGACCAGTGAGGAGGTGGACGTGACCCCCACGTTCGACACCATGGGCCTGCGGGAGGACCTGCTGCGCGGTATCTACGCCTACG GTTTTGAAAAACCATCAGCAATCCAGCAGCGAGCTATTAAGCAGATAATTAAAGGGAGAGATGTCATTGCACA ATCTCAGTCTGGTACAGGCAAAACAGCCACCTTCAGTATTTCTGTCCTCCAGTGTTTGGATATTCAG GTTCGTGAAACCCAAGCTTTGATCTTGGCTCCAACGAGAGAGTTAGCTGTACAGATCCAGAAG GGCCTGCTTGCTTTGGGTGACTACATGAACGTCCAGTGCCATGCCTGCA GGGGCACCAACGTGGGGGAGGACATCAGGAAACTGGATTATGGACAGCATGTTGTCGCTGGCACACCTGGGCGTGTCTTTG ATATGATTCGTCGCAGAAGTTTGAGGACACGTGCTATCAAGATGTTGGTTTTGGATGAGGCTGATGAAATGTTGAATAAAG GTTTCAAAGAACAGATCTACGATGTGTACAGGTACTTGCCCCCGGCCACTCAGGTGGTGCTTATCAGTGCCACACTGCCCCATGAGATCCTAGAGATGACCAACAAGTTCATGACTGACCCTATCCGCATTTTGGTGAAACG TGATGAACTGACTCTGGAAGGCATCAAGCAATTTTTTGTGGCTGTGGAGAGAGAAGAGTGGAAGTTCGACACGCTATGTGACCTCTATGACACACTGACCATCACTCAGGCTGTTATCTTCTGTAACACCAAGAGGAAG GTTGACTGGCTGACGGAGAAGATGAGGGAAGCCAACTTCACCGTGTCATCCATGCACGGGGACATGCCCCAGAAGGAGCGTGAGTCCATCATGAAGGAGTTCCGGTCGGGTGCCAG CCGAGTGCTCATTTCTACAGACGTCTGGGCCCGGGGGCTGGACGTGCCCCAGGTGTCCCTCATCATTAATTACGACCTGCCCAACAACAGAGAGCTGTACATACACAG AATTGGGCGATCAGGTCGATATGGCCGAAAGGGCGTGGCCATTAATTTTGTGAAGAATGATGATATCCGAATCCTCAGAGACATTGAGCAGTACTACTCCACTCAGATTGACGAGATGCCCATGAACG TTGCTGATCTGATTTGA